One Abditibacteriota bacterium genomic window carries:
- a CDS encoding anaerobic ribonucleoside triphosphate reductase: MFEFIVKRDGRKEAFDDYKIYDAMHSAYIASGSRDKKLTRWVVNRVVETLEERCGDELPTVEMTQDVVEECLIKAGYVYTAKAYILYRNKRTLERERQSALMKTIHDITFQDAKDNDLKRENANINSDSSMGMMLKFGSETSKSFFLNSIAREDVSLAHRDGYIHIHDMDFAAIGTTTCTQIPIDKLFHRGFSTGNGYLREPQSINTAAALTAIIIQSNQNEQHGGQSIPMFDYYLAPYVAKSYVKRICEVASISLDVDTGDIKRRLTEVYDKRHTLMDGEAEKEIREILQTLDGAPVDKILDKAKALVKKDTYQAMEGLIHNLNTLSSRAGAQVPFSSINLGTDTTGEGRLVIENLLLATEAGMGYGETPIFPVSIFKVKSGINMNEGDPNHDLFKLACRCSAKRLFPNFSFIDAPFNLSFYKEGVPETEVGYMGCRTRVLADVNGDAITPGRGNLSFTSINLPRLAIEADKDVNKFYESLDHYMGLVTNQLLDRFVFQCKKRMKNFPFMIGQATWNHAEDLVADDTLETVLKHGTLSIGFIGLAEALSALTGRHHGESEASQKLGLEIIKHMRDFCDARTREYKLNFTLLATPAEGLSGRFIRMDKKRFGEIKGVTDRDYYTNSFHIPVYFQISPFKKIDLEAPYHELTNAGHISYVEVDGDPLQNLEAFEAIIMHMAKKGIGYGSINHPVDRDPVCGYVGIINDVCPRCGRKAGEPLSPEKYAELKAVYHMK; this comes from the coding sequence ATGTTTGAATTTATCGTTAAGAGAGACGGCCGCAAGGAAGCCTTTGACGACTACAAGATATACGACGCCATGCACAGCGCCTATATCGCCTCGGGCAGCAGGGACAAAAAGCTGACCCGCTGGGTGGTCAACAGGGTGGTGGAGACCCTGGAGGAGCGCTGCGGCGACGAGCTGCCCACCGTGGAAATGACTCAGGACGTGGTGGAAGAGTGCCTGATCAAGGCCGGCTACGTCTATACGGCCAAGGCGTATATACTGTACAGAAACAAAAGGACTCTGGAGCGCGAACGCCAGTCCGCTCTGATGAAGACCATCCACGACATCACCTTTCAGGACGCCAAGGACAACGATCTGAAGCGGGAGAACGCCAACATCAACTCCGACTCCTCCATGGGCATGATGCTCAAATTCGGATCGGAGACCAGCAAGTCCTTCTTCCTCAACTCCATTGCCCGGGAGGACGTGTCGCTGGCTCACAGAGACGGATATATACACATACATGACATGGATTTTGCCGCCATAGGCACTACCACCTGCACCCAGATACCCATAGACAAGCTGTTTCACCGGGGGTTTTCCACCGGCAACGGCTATCTGAGGGAGCCCCAGTCCATCAACACCGCCGCCGCTCTTACCGCCATCATCATCCAGTCTAACCAGAATGAGCAGCACGGCGGCCAGTCCATCCCCATGTTTGACTATTATCTGGCTCCTTACGTGGCCAAATCCTACGTCAAGCGCATCTGCGAGGTGGCGTCCATCTCTCTGGATGTGGACACCGGGGATATCAAGCGCCGGCTGACGGAGGTCTATGACAAAAGGCATACCCTGATGGACGGCGAGGCCGAAAAGGAGATCAGGGAGATACTGCAGACCCTTGACGGAGCCCCTGTGGACAAGATCCTGGACAAGGCCAAAGCCCTTGTCAAAAAGGACACCTATCAGGCCATGGAGGGCCTCATTCACAACCTGAACACCCTTTCCTCCAGAGCCGGCGCCCAGGTGCCCTTTTCCTCCATCAATCTGGGCACCGACACCACCGGCGAGGGCCGTCTGGTCATAGAGAACCTGCTGCTGGCCACCGAGGCCGGCATGGGCTATGGGGAGACTCCCATCTTCCCCGTGTCCATCTTCAAGGTCAAGAGCGGCATCAATATGAACGAGGGCGACCCCAACCACGATCTGTTCAAGCTGGCCTGCCGCTGCTCGGCCAAGAGGCTCTTTCCCAATTTTTCCTTCATAGACGCTCCCTTCAACCTGTCCTTTTACAAGGAAGGCGTTCCCGAGACCGAGGTGGGCTATATGGGCTGCCGCACGAGAGTGCTGGCGGACGTGAACGGAGACGCCATCACCCCCGGCAGGGGCAACCTGTCCTTTACTTCCATCAACCTGCCCAGGCTGGCCATAGAGGCAGACAAGGACGTCAACAAGTTTTATGAGAGCCTGGATCACTACATGGGCCTGGTGACGAACCAGCTGCTGGACCGTTTCGTGTTTCAGTGCAAAAAGCGCATGAAGAACTTTCCCTTTATGATAGGCCAGGCCACCTGGAACCACGCCGAGGATCTGGTGGCGGACGATACTCTGGAAACCGTGCTGAAGCACGGCACCCTGTCCATAGGCTTCATCGGACTGGCGGAGGCCCTGTCGGCTCTGACCGGCAGGCACCACGGAGAGAGCGAAGCCTCCCAGAAGCTGGGTCTGGAGATAATCAAGCACATGCGGGACTTCTGCGACGCCAGGACCCGGGAATACAAGCTGAACTTCACTCTGCTGGCCACTCCTGCCGAGGGCCTGTCCGGCAGGTTTATCCGCATGGACAAAAAACGCTTTGGCGAGATAAAGGGCGTCACGGACAGGGATTACTACACCAATTCCTTCCACATACCCGTGTATTTCCAGATCTCTCCCTTCAAAAAGATAGATCTGGAGGCGCCCTATCACGAGCTGACCAATGCCGGCCACATATCCTACGTGGAGGTGGACGGAGATCCCCTGCAGAATCTGGAAGCCTTTGAAGCCATCATCATGCATATGGCCAAAAAGGGCATAGGCTACGGCTCCATCAATCACCCGGTGGACAGGGATCCAGTGTGCGGCTACGTGGGTATCATCAATGACGTGTGTCCCCGCTGCGGCAGAAAAGCCGGCGAGCCCCTGTCGCCGGAAAAATACGCAGAATTAAAGGCCGTCTATCACATGAAATAG
- the nrdG gene encoding anaerobic ribonucleoside-triphosphate reductase activating protein yields MRESEARQRPERRAVRVSGITDDSIVDGPGIRTVIFTQGCRHYCDGCHNPETWAFEGGTEYSPEELLEYLEERCYTRQVTFSGGDPVYQEDLTETLRLLKERGYHTMVYTGFTWEELPERSFLQYTDVLVDGPYDKTRKTLDIPFVGSSNQRIIDVRRSLSEGVPVLLA; encoded by the coding sequence ATCCGAGAGAGTGAAGCACGTCAACGTCCAGAAAGGCGAGCTGTGAGAGTCTCGGGCATCACAGATGATTCCATAGTTGACGGGCCGGGTATCCGCACCGTGATATTCACTCAGGGCTGCAGGCATTATTGCGACGGCTGTCACAATCCCGAGACCTGGGCCTTTGAGGGCGGGACGGAATATTCCCCGGAGGAGCTGCTTGAGTATCTGGAAGAGCGCTGCTACACCCGGCAGGTGACCTTTTCCGGGGGCGACCCGGTGTATCAGGAGGATCTGACAGAGACCCTGCGGCTCCTGAAGGAGCGGGGCTATCACACCATGGTCTATACGGGGTTTACCTGGGAAGAGCTGCCGGAGAGAAGCTTTTTGCAATACACCGACGTATTGGTGGACGGCCCCTATGACAAGACCCGGAAGACTCTGGATATCCCCTTTGTGGGCTCCTCCAACCAAAGGATCATAGACGTGCGGCGTTCTCTGTCGGAGGGCGTCCCCGTTTTACTTGCATAA
- a CDS encoding transglutaminase domain-containing protein: MKIIFQPLFAKPGLLLLVCAALLLASVLHADPLVYYPVNGSGDGAIGFNINSGFPYTSFGDDYWVDSLSGRYSYVRPLNGSFARPTAFYDTDYTESLGNYSPASYGFSLLYKLSVFGHPRVSPDDETAYPNITPGISADLDSVPAGKYCLEYTVKDESTLDPCMSGDVRDADCVVPVDVYIMDLAEKTRTVYLKQDDVYRIDLSTVPAVFPHENLCYISVGWSLTPPMPGMPSAESDLYTSADCSISSKILPDTFGGVSKKWQMGSAPHYIYYKKPDNGSKDIFLWLYAETNSYQPITLSEKTLSFGTTALYCHKASASGSDFAYYEYVNNTLMDKSYPRGLWKDNETLSATVFDGLAYEDYPYQNDEDTEDKNTPFIAKKGDKLNLTSLELTDTGTNTYNGDTDFITGANPSFPFGSSHFDVVNSTGYKKLICRSDMESSQAVSNTVGIKKLTLPWKVQTYGGSNIAAGSCDIKVYVPLFDPIASGCPGVEWHRLSNCNSGHTGLFEDLLSLSCSAAEGASTQSEVFDLLWKYIRTLQMKNLNGQILQYWGHDVSTPNEHDSTASLLREADGTCGDWSSLFVDLLRSQGISANYVDNVYAFHIGTIPSANIVYDADAHEAYYNGNQYSQNSYICLRQQAKKYQGGGHPDRVIFQDHAINIYDGNYYDATCGNGGYDTFEEYLQENCSITLYDLSAKEEYTLFAGSQMDPDYFDRDVPNQGN, from the coding sequence ATGAAAATCATCTTTCAGCCTCTCTTTGCCAAGCCCGGACTGCTGCTTTTGGTCTGTGCGGCTTTGCTGCTTGCCTCTGTCCTGCATGCCGACCCGTTGGTCTATTATCCTGTTAACGGTTCCGGCGACGGCGCCATCGGCTTCAACATAAACAGCGGTTTTCCTTATACCTCGTTTGGCGATGATTATTGGGTCGATTCATTATCCGGCAGATACAGCTATGTGCGCCCCTTGAACGGCTCTTTCGCCCGGCCTACCGCTTTTTACGATACCGACTATACGGAATCCCTGGGCAACTATAGCCCGGCGTCATATGGCTTCAGTCTCTTATACAAGCTGAGTGTATTCGGCCATCCCAGGGTATCACCCGATGACGAAACGGCATATCCGAATATAACTCCCGGTATCTCCGCTGATCTTGACTCTGTTCCCGCGGGTAAATACTGCCTTGAATACACAGTCAAGGACGAAAGCACTCTTGACCCCTGTATGTCCGGAGACGTGCGGGATGCCGATTGCGTGGTGCCCGTTGACGTATATATAATGGATCTGGCGGAGAAGACCCGCACCGTGTATCTGAAGCAGGACGATGTATATCGCATCGACCTTTCCACTGTTCCGGCAGTCTTTCCCCATGAAAATTTATGTTATATATCGGTGGGGTGGTCTCTGACACCTCCTATGCCCGGTATGCCCTCAGCAGAATCCGACCTGTATACCAGTGCGGATTGTTCAATTTCATCAAAGATACTGCCCGACACCTTCGGCGGGGTAAGTAAAAAATGGCAGATGGGAAGCGCTCCTCATTATATTTATTATAAAAAGCCGGACAACGGCTCTAAAGACATATTCCTTTGGCTGTATGCGGAGACCAACTCATATCAGCCTATCACTCTGTCAGAGAAGACTCTGTCCTTCGGCACGACCGCGCTATACTGCCATAAGGCAAGCGCTTCTGGTTCGGATTTTGCTTATTATGAGTATGTTAATAATACTCTCATGGATAAGTCTTATCCGCGCGGTTTATGGAAAGACAATGAAACGCTTTCCGCGACCGTATTTGACGGACTTGCCTATGAAGATTATCCTTATCAGAATGATGAGGATACAGAAGACAAAAATACTCCATTCATAGCCAAAAAAGGAGATAAGCTCAATCTGACGTCTCTTGAGCTTACCGATACCGGAACGAACACCTATAACGGCGATACCGATTTTATAACGGGAGCCAATCCGTCATTTCCTTTTGGCTCGAGCCATTTTGATGTAGTAAACAGTACCGGATACAAAAAACTGATCTGCCGCAGCGACATGGAGAGTTCCCAGGCCGTTTCAAATACCGTCGGGATAAAAAAACTGACTCTGCCCTGGAAGGTGCAGACCTACGGCGGTTCCAACATAGCGGCAGGCTCCTGCGATATAAAAGTGTATGTGCCTCTTTTTGACCCTATTGCAAGCGGTTGTCCGGGAGTTGAATGGCATAGATTAAGTAACTGTAACAGCGGCCACACGGGATTATTCGAGGATCTTCTTTCGCTTTCCTGCAGCGCGGCCGAAGGCGCTTCCACTCAGTCAGAGGTTTTTGACCTTTTGTGGAAATATATCCGGACTCTGCAGATGAAAAACCTTAACGGTCAGATCCTGCAGTACTGGGGGCATGATGTTTCTACACCCAATGAACACGATTCCACAGCATCTCTTTTGAGAGAGGCTGACGGGACCTGCGGCGACTGGAGTTCATTGTTTGTGGATCTCTTGAGAAGCCAGGGGATAAGCGCAAACTACGTCGATAACGTTTATGCTTTTCATATTGGAACGATACCAAGCGCTAACATAGTATATGATGCTGATGCACATGAAGCGTATTATAACGGAAATCAGTATTCTCAGAATAGCTATATTTGCCTGCGACAACAAGCGAAAAAATATCAGGGAGGAGGCCATCCCGACAGGGTGATATTTCAGGATCATGCTATAAATATATATGATGGCAACTATTACGACGCTACCTGCGGAAACGGGGGATACGACACTTTTGAAGAATATCTGCAGGAAAACTGTTCTATAACTTTGTACGATTTGTCTGCAAAAGAAGAGTATACATTATTTGCCGGAAGCCAAATGGACCCGGACTATTTTGACAGAGACGTGCCGAATCAAGGAAATTAG
- a CDS encoding DUF4838 domain-containing protein: protein STLPEQNAARELSSYIEKISGARLPVEEAPSDTACNIFVGQTAAAMSPAGDCDWDSLRGDGILIRSGKGYLILAGDRPRGTLYAVYTFLEDCLGVRYWAPDAERVPQNRSIRIPDKLDFCYTPPFFSRETFFTRNINDAAWAVKQKSNGHFNDIPEEWGGHVTLQGWCHTFGRYISPSVYFDSHPEWFSLIDGERRSGRTQLCLSNDECVRELGDRVLEALRREDRPSIISVSQFDNDAYCRCDGCAALAEKYGAQSGLILHAVNRVADRVKEEFPGVLVETLAYWYTVDAPKNIRPRDNVIVRLCNIENNFGVPLRESAGRKDDPLHQTNLAFCKALEDWSRLTDELFVWNYIVNFYNYYVIHPNFHCLKPDLQLFRDRHVRAVFEQGDTFNTSCAFNALKQYLTARLLWDPDVDDDACIREFLEGYYGPAAPYLYHVIDRCEQEVRRQKVYLSCSLTDQKWLPAEAYIYCFDNFNRALSAVSGDKTLEERVLGELLSFQWGWYMLGDEKREAVKKAGCLLWDDEERYESFFHAWALEHQNGILRDPPPHDSRDLKKSKNTPEGVSDEDGWFEVAAGDMDLFGRGDLTFLTDDPDASGGRAAGLRYNSAEWALQRRIERAVNRAVREGRTKADVYIVCRRQGKLTAPPDAEACRILLYDEINDAYPCSLSITAGEVGDRYRAIKAGETELKKYSSLLLALVPKPDESLGEALLVDRIYFVLK, encoded by the coding sequence CTCCACTCTCCCCGAGCAAAATGCGGCCCGGGAGCTGTCCTCCTATATAGAGAAGATATCCGGGGCCCGGCTCCCGGTGGAGGAGGCCCCCTCGGACACTGCCTGCAATATATTCGTGGGGCAGACCGCGGCGGCCATGAGTCCGGCTGGAGACTGCGACTGGGACAGCCTCAGGGGCGACGGCATACTGATACGCTCCGGCAAAGGGTATCTGATCCTGGCCGGCGACAGGCCCCGGGGCACCCTCTACGCCGTATATACCTTCCTGGAGGACTGTCTGGGAGTGCGCTATTGGGCTCCCGACGCCGAAAGGGTGCCGCAGAACAGGAGCATACGGATCCCCGACAAACTTGACTTTTGCTACACTCCCCCTTTCTTCTCCCGGGAGACCTTTTTTACCCGGAATATCAACGACGCCGCCTGGGCCGTCAAACAGAAGTCCAACGGCCACTTCAACGACATACCCGAGGAGTGGGGCGGGCACGTCACCCTGCAGGGCTGGTGCCACACCTTTGGCAGGTATATCAGCCCTTCGGTGTATTTTGACAGCCACCCCGAGTGGTTCAGCCTCATAGACGGTGAGCGACGGTCCGGCAGGACCCAGCTGTGCCTCAGTAACGACGAATGCGTCCGGGAGCTGGGGGACAGGGTGCTGGAGGCTCTGCGCAGGGAAGACAGGCCTTCCATCATATCCGTGTCCCAATTTGACAACGACGCCTATTGCAGGTGCGACGGCTGCGCCGCGCTGGCCGAGAAATACGGAGCCCAGTCCGGGCTCATCCTCCACGCAGTCAACCGGGTGGCGGACCGTGTCAAAGAGGAGTTCCCGGGGGTGCTGGTGGAGACCCTGGCCTACTGGTACACTGTGGACGCTCCCAAAAATATCAGGCCCCGGGACAACGTGATCGTGCGGCTGTGCAACATAGAAAACAACTTCGGCGTCCCCCTCAGAGAGTCCGCAGGCCGGAAGGACGACCCCCTTCACCAGACCAACCTGGCCTTTTGCAAAGCCCTGGAGGACTGGAGCCGGCTGACGGACGAGCTCTTTGTCTGGAACTATATAGTCAACTTTTACAACTACTATGTGATACATCCCAATTTTCACTGCCTGAAGCCGGACCTGCAGCTCTTCAGGGACCGTCACGTCAGGGCTGTGTTTGAGCAGGGGGACACCTTCAATACCTCCTGCGCCTTCAACGCGCTGAAGCAGTATCTGACGGCCAGGCTGCTGTGGGACCCCGACGTTGACGACGACGCCTGCATCAGGGAATTTCTCGAGGGCTATTACGGCCCGGCGGCCCCGTATCTGTATCACGTCATAGACCGCTGCGAACAGGAGGTCCGGCGGCAGAAGGTGTATCTCAGCTGCTCTCTCACCGACCAGAAATGGCTGCCTGCGGAGGCCTATATATACTGCTTCGACAATTTCAACAGGGCTCTGTCCGCCGTCAGCGGCGACAAGACCCTGGAGGAAAGGGTCCTGGGCGAGCTCCTCAGCTTTCAGTGGGGCTGGTATATGCTGGGCGATGAGAAAAGGGAGGCGGTCAAAAAGGCCGGCTGCCTCCTGTGGGACGACGAAGAACGGTACGAAAGCTTCTTTCACGCCTGGGCCCTCGAGCACCAAAACGGCATCCTGCGGGATCCGCCTCCCCACGATTCGAGAGACCTGAAAAAGTCAAAAAACACCCCCGAAGGAGTTTCGGATGAAGACGGATGGTTTGAGGTGGCCGCCGGCGACATGGACCTGTTTGGCCGGGGGGACCTGACCTTTTTGACAGACGATCCGGACGCTTCCGGAGGCAGGGCCGCCGGCCTGAGGTACAATTCTGCCGAGTGGGCCCTGCAGAGAAGGATCGAAAGGGCCGTGAACAGGGCTGTCCGTGAAGGCCGGACAAAGGCCGACGTCTATATAGTCTGCCGCAGGCAGGGCAAGCTCACCGCTCCCCCCGACGCCGAGGCCTGCCGCATCCTGCTGTATGACGAGATCAACGACGCTTATCCCTGCTCCCTGTCGATAACAGCCGGCGAGGTCGGGGACCGCTACAGAGCAATAAAGGCGGGGGAGACAGAGCTGAAAAAGTATTCGTCCCTGCTGCTGGCTCTGGTCCCGAAGCCAGACGAGTCCCTGGGCGAAGCCCTGCTGGTGGACAGGATATACTTCGTGCTGAAATAA